From a single Vitis vinifera cultivar Pinot Noir 40024 chromosome 18, ASM3070453v1 genomic region:
- the LOC100259847 gene encoding protein-tyrosine-phosphatase PTP1 isoform X2 — protein sequence MAAESAGKSIAVSSSRKPFDFSPDSPPRLSLTPDQFKHCSEALRFFKDKLQMPEKIRQEFAFLQANRMRPSEMMRSCTVALDSVNLSKNRYTDVLPFDKTRVVLNSCKDYRPSARGYINASFIETSSTESISRFIATQGPLPHTYEDFWEMVIQYHCPVIVMLTRLVDNYKVLHNLKFKTVKCGDYFQAEDGPREFGNIFIVTKWIKTTETSLVLRHLEVNYKESEEPSLSVLHIQYPEWPDHGVPRDTCAVREMLKRMCHVLPSLGPIVVHCSAGIGRTGTYCTIHNTIQRILIGDMSALDLVNTITTFRSQRIGMVQTMEQFLFCYNAIVDELEDLISGNETNSKCRC from the exons ATGGCCGCTGAATCCGCCGGAAAATCTATTGCTGTCTCTTCTTCGCGCAAGCCCTTCGACTTCTCCCCCGACTCTCCTCCGAGACTCTCCCTCACGCCTGATCAGTTCAAGCACTGCTCCGAAGCTCTCAGATTCTTCAAGGATAAGCTCCAGATGCCGGAGAAGATCCGCCAGGAGTTCGCTTTCTTGCAG GCCAATAGGATGAGACCATCTGAAATGATGAGAAGCTGCACTGTGGCTCTTGACAGTGTCAATTTGAGCAAAAATCGCTACACAGATGTCCTACCAT TTGACAAAACCAGGGTTGTTCTCAACTCATGTAAGGATTACAGACCATCAGCTAGGGGCTATATCAATGCAAGCTTCATTGAG ACTTCATCCACCGAAAGCATTTCTCGGTTTATAGCTACACAAGGTCCACTGCCACACACCTATGAGGACTTCTGGGAGATGGTAATCCAGTATCATTGTCCTGTTATTGTGATGCTTACTCGGTTGGTTGACAATTACAAGGTACTCCATAATCTAAAGTTTAAG ACGGTGAAATGTGGAGATTATTTTCAGGCAGAGGATGGTCCTAGAGAATTTGGTAATATATTTATCGTTACTAAGTGGATTAAAACTACCGAGACCTCGTTGGTGTTGCGTCATTTGGAGGTGAACTACAAAGAG TCAGAAGAGCCATCCTTGTCTGTTTTGCATATTCAATATCCTGAATGGCCTGATCATGGAGTTCCCAGAGACACATGTGCTGTTCGTGAAATGTTGAAAAGAATGTGTCATGTACTACCCAGTCTAGGCCCAATAGTGGTGCACTGCAG TGCAGGTATTGGGAGAACAGGAACTTACTGCACAATTCACAACACAATTCAAAGGATCCTTATTGGAGATATGTCTGCCTTAGATCTTGTTAATACCATAACCACTTTTAGGTCTCAGCGAATTGGAATGGTTCAAACAATG GAGCAATTCCTTTTCTGCTACAATGCCATTGTGGATGAACTTGAAGACCTCATCTCAGGCAATGAAACAAACTCAAAATG CAGATGCTGA
- the LOC100259847 gene encoding protein-tyrosine-phosphatase PTP1 isoform X5, with the protein MAAESAGKSIAVSSSRKPFDFSPDSPPRLSLTPDQFKHCSEALRFFKDKLQMPEKIRQEFAFLQANRMRPSEMMRSCTVALDSVNLSKNRYTDVLPFDKTRVVLNSCKDYRPSARGYINASFIETSSTESISRFIATQGPLPHTYEDFWEMVIQYHCPVIVMLTRLVDNYKTVKCGDYFQAEDGPREFGNIFIVTKWIKTTETSLVLRHLEVNYKESEEPSLSVLHIQYPEWPDHGVPRDTCAVREMLKRMCHVLPSLGPIVVHCSAGIGRTGTYCTIHNTIQRILIGDMSALDLVNTITTFRSQRIGMVQTMEQFLFCYNAIVDELEDLISGNETNSK; encoded by the exons ATGGCCGCTGAATCCGCCGGAAAATCTATTGCTGTCTCTTCTTCGCGCAAGCCCTTCGACTTCTCCCCCGACTCTCCTCCGAGACTCTCCCTCACGCCTGATCAGTTCAAGCACTGCTCCGAAGCTCTCAGATTCTTCAAGGATAAGCTCCAGATGCCGGAGAAGATCCGCCAGGAGTTCGCTTTCTTGCAG GCCAATAGGATGAGACCATCTGAAATGATGAGAAGCTGCACTGTGGCTCTTGACAGTGTCAATTTGAGCAAAAATCGCTACACAGATGTCCTACCAT TTGACAAAACCAGGGTTGTTCTCAACTCATGTAAGGATTACAGACCATCAGCTAGGGGCTATATCAATGCAAGCTTCATTGAG ACTTCATCCACCGAAAGCATTTCTCGGTTTATAGCTACACAAGGTCCACTGCCACACACCTATGAGGACTTCTGGGAGATGGTAATCCAGTATCATTGTCCTGTTATTGTGATGCTTACTCGGTTGGTTGACAATTACAAG ACGGTGAAATGTGGAGATTATTTTCAGGCAGAGGATGGTCCTAGAGAATTTGGTAATATATTTATCGTTACTAAGTGGATTAAAACTACCGAGACCTCGTTGGTGTTGCGTCATTTGGAGGTGAACTACAAAGAG TCAGAAGAGCCATCCTTGTCTGTTTTGCATATTCAATATCCTGAATGGCCTGATCATGGAGTTCCCAGAGACACATGTGCTGTTCGTGAAATGTTGAAAAGAATGTGTCATGTACTACCCAGTCTAGGCCCAATAGTGGTGCACTGCAG TGCAGGTATTGGGAGAACAGGAACTTACTGCACAATTCACAACACAATTCAAAGGATCCTTATTGGAGATATGTCTGCCTTAGATCTTGTTAATACCATAACCACTTTTAGGTCTCAGCGAATTGGAATGGTTCAAACAATG GAGCAATTCCTTTTCTGCTACAATGCCATTGTGGATGAACTTGAAGACCTCATCTCAGGCAATGAAACAAACTCAAAATG A
- the LOC100259847 gene encoding protein-tyrosine-phosphatase PTP1 isoform X3, with product MAAESAGKSIAVSSSRKPFDFSPDSPPRLSLTPDQFKHCSEALRFFKDKLQMPEKIRQEFAFLQANRMRPSEMMRSCTVALDSVNLSKNRYTDVLPFDKTRVVLNSCKDYRPSARGYINASFIETSSTESISRFIATQGPLPHTYEDFWEMVIQYHCPVIVMLTRLVDNYKVLHNLKFKTVKCGDYFQAEDGPREFGNIFIVTKWIKTTETSLVLRHLEVNYKESEEPSLSVLHIQYPEWPDHGVPRDTCAVREMLKRMCHVLPSLGPIVVHCSAGIGRTGTYCTIHNTIQRILIGDMSALDLVNTITTFRSQRIGMVQTMEQFLFCYNAIVDELEDLISGNETNSK from the exons ATGGCCGCTGAATCCGCCGGAAAATCTATTGCTGTCTCTTCTTCGCGCAAGCCCTTCGACTTCTCCCCCGACTCTCCTCCGAGACTCTCCCTCACGCCTGATCAGTTCAAGCACTGCTCCGAAGCTCTCAGATTCTTCAAGGATAAGCTCCAGATGCCGGAGAAGATCCGCCAGGAGTTCGCTTTCTTGCAG GCCAATAGGATGAGACCATCTGAAATGATGAGAAGCTGCACTGTGGCTCTTGACAGTGTCAATTTGAGCAAAAATCGCTACACAGATGTCCTACCAT TTGACAAAACCAGGGTTGTTCTCAACTCATGTAAGGATTACAGACCATCAGCTAGGGGCTATATCAATGCAAGCTTCATTGAG ACTTCATCCACCGAAAGCATTTCTCGGTTTATAGCTACACAAGGTCCACTGCCACACACCTATGAGGACTTCTGGGAGATGGTAATCCAGTATCATTGTCCTGTTATTGTGATGCTTACTCGGTTGGTTGACAATTACAAGGTACTCCATAATCTAAAGTTTAAG ACGGTGAAATGTGGAGATTATTTTCAGGCAGAGGATGGTCCTAGAGAATTTGGTAATATATTTATCGTTACTAAGTGGATTAAAACTACCGAGACCTCGTTGGTGTTGCGTCATTTGGAGGTGAACTACAAAGAG TCAGAAGAGCCATCCTTGTCTGTTTTGCATATTCAATATCCTGAATGGCCTGATCATGGAGTTCCCAGAGACACATGTGCTGTTCGTGAAATGTTGAAAAGAATGTGTCATGTACTACCCAGTCTAGGCCCAATAGTGGTGCACTGCAG TGCAGGTATTGGGAGAACAGGAACTTACTGCACAATTCACAACACAATTCAAAGGATCCTTATTGGAGATATGTCTGCCTTAGATCTTGTTAATACCATAACCACTTTTAGGTCTCAGCGAATTGGAATGGTTCAAACAATG GAGCAATTCCTTTTCTGCTACAATGCCATTGTGGATGAACTTGAAGACCTCATCTCAGGCAATGAAACAAACTCAAAATG A
- the LOC100259847 gene encoding protein-tyrosine-phosphatase PTP1 isoform X1 translates to MAAESAGKSIAVSSSRKPFDFSPDSPPRLSLTPDQFKHCSEALRFFKDKLQMPEKIRQEFAFLQANRMRPSEMMRSCTVALDSVNLSKNRYTDVLPFDKTRVVLNSCKDYRPSARGYINASFIETSSTESISRFIATQGPLPHTYEDFWEMVIQYHCPVIVMLTRLVDNYKTVKCGDYFQAEDGPREFGNIFIVTKWIKTTETSLVLRHLEVNYKESEEPSLSVLHIQYPEWPDHGVPRDTCAVREMLKRMCHVLPSLGPIVVHCSAGIGRTGTYCTIHNTIQRILIGDMSALDLVNTITTFRSQRIGMVQTMEQFLFCYNAIVDELEDLISGNETNSKWYTSIASFTPHLCCLQHVSCIC, encoded by the exons ATGGCCGCTGAATCCGCCGGAAAATCTATTGCTGTCTCTTCTTCGCGCAAGCCCTTCGACTTCTCCCCCGACTCTCCTCCGAGACTCTCCCTCACGCCTGATCAGTTCAAGCACTGCTCCGAAGCTCTCAGATTCTTCAAGGATAAGCTCCAGATGCCGGAGAAGATCCGCCAGGAGTTCGCTTTCTTGCAG GCCAATAGGATGAGACCATCTGAAATGATGAGAAGCTGCACTGTGGCTCTTGACAGTGTCAATTTGAGCAAAAATCGCTACACAGATGTCCTACCAT TTGACAAAACCAGGGTTGTTCTCAACTCATGTAAGGATTACAGACCATCAGCTAGGGGCTATATCAATGCAAGCTTCATTGAG ACTTCATCCACCGAAAGCATTTCTCGGTTTATAGCTACACAAGGTCCACTGCCACACACCTATGAGGACTTCTGGGAGATGGTAATCCAGTATCATTGTCCTGTTATTGTGATGCTTACTCGGTTGGTTGACAATTACAAG ACGGTGAAATGTGGAGATTATTTTCAGGCAGAGGATGGTCCTAGAGAATTTGGTAATATATTTATCGTTACTAAGTGGATTAAAACTACCGAGACCTCGTTGGTGTTGCGTCATTTGGAGGTGAACTACAAAGAG TCAGAAGAGCCATCCTTGTCTGTTTTGCATATTCAATATCCTGAATGGCCTGATCATGGAGTTCCCAGAGACACATGTGCTGTTCGTGAAATGTTGAAAAGAATGTGTCATGTACTACCCAGTCTAGGCCCAATAGTGGTGCACTGCAG TGCAGGTATTGGGAGAACAGGAACTTACTGCACAATTCACAACACAATTCAAAGGATCCTTATTGGAGATATGTCTGCCTTAGATCTTGTTAATACCATAACCACTTTTAGGTCTCAGCGAATTGGAATGGTTCAAACAATG GAGCAATTCCTTTTCTGCTACAATGCCATTGTGGATGAACTTGAAGACCTCATCTCAGGCAATGAAACAAACTCAAAATGGTACACATCCATTGCTTCTTTTACTCCGCACTTGTGCTGTCTGCAGCATGTAAGCTGCATTTGTTAG
- the LOC100259847 gene encoding protein-tyrosine-phosphatase PTP1 isoform X4, giving the protein MAAESAGKSIAVSSSRKPFDFSPDSPPRLSLTPDQFKHCSEALRFFKDKLQMPEKIRQEFAFLQANRMRPSEMMRSCTVALDSVNLSKNRYTDVLPFDKTRVVLNSCKDYRPSARGYINASFIETSSTESISRFIATQGPLPHTYEDFWEMVIQYHCPVIVMLTRLVDNYKTVKCGDYFQAEDGPREFGNIFIVTKWIKTTETSLVLRHLEVNYKESEEPSLSVLHIQYPEWPDHGVPRDTCAVREMLKRMCHVLPSLGPIVVHCSAGIGRTGTYCTIHNTIQRILIGDMSALDLVNTITTFRSQRIGMVQTMEQFLFCYNAIVDELEDLISGNETNSKCRC; this is encoded by the exons ATGGCCGCTGAATCCGCCGGAAAATCTATTGCTGTCTCTTCTTCGCGCAAGCCCTTCGACTTCTCCCCCGACTCTCCTCCGAGACTCTCCCTCACGCCTGATCAGTTCAAGCACTGCTCCGAAGCTCTCAGATTCTTCAAGGATAAGCTCCAGATGCCGGAGAAGATCCGCCAGGAGTTCGCTTTCTTGCAG GCCAATAGGATGAGACCATCTGAAATGATGAGAAGCTGCACTGTGGCTCTTGACAGTGTCAATTTGAGCAAAAATCGCTACACAGATGTCCTACCAT TTGACAAAACCAGGGTTGTTCTCAACTCATGTAAGGATTACAGACCATCAGCTAGGGGCTATATCAATGCAAGCTTCATTGAG ACTTCATCCACCGAAAGCATTTCTCGGTTTATAGCTACACAAGGTCCACTGCCACACACCTATGAGGACTTCTGGGAGATGGTAATCCAGTATCATTGTCCTGTTATTGTGATGCTTACTCGGTTGGTTGACAATTACAAG ACGGTGAAATGTGGAGATTATTTTCAGGCAGAGGATGGTCCTAGAGAATTTGGTAATATATTTATCGTTACTAAGTGGATTAAAACTACCGAGACCTCGTTGGTGTTGCGTCATTTGGAGGTGAACTACAAAGAG TCAGAAGAGCCATCCTTGTCTGTTTTGCATATTCAATATCCTGAATGGCCTGATCATGGAGTTCCCAGAGACACATGTGCTGTTCGTGAAATGTTGAAAAGAATGTGTCATGTACTACCCAGTCTAGGCCCAATAGTGGTGCACTGCAG TGCAGGTATTGGGAGAACAGGAACTTACTGCACAATTCACAACACAATTCAAAGGATCCTTATTGGAGATATGTCTGCCTTAGATCTTGTTAATACCATAACCACTTTTAGGTCTCAGCGAATTGGAATGGTTCAAACAATG GAGCAATTCCTTTTCTGCTACAATGCCATTGTGGATGAACTTGAAGACCTCATCTCAGGCAATGAAACAAACTCAAAATG CAGATGCTGA